The Populus trichocarpa isolate Nisqually-1 chromosome 2, P.trichocarpa_v4.1, whole genome shotgun sequence genome has a window encoding:
- the LOC7490640 gene encoding thaumatin-like protein 1b, which translates to MSQRTLLIPLSSFFIAHLLISGVVSTTFTLTNKCGYTVWPGILSNADAPALSTTGFSLQKGESKTITAPASWGGRLWGRTYCSQDSTGKFSCLTGDCGSGKLECSGTGAAPPATLAEFKIDGYGGMDYFDVSLVDGYNLPLLVVPQGGSGQNCTSTGCVVDLNGACPSELKVTSTGGESVACKSACEAFRSPQYCCSGAYGTPDTCKPSSYSEIFKNACPRAYSYAYDDKTSTFTCASADYQITFCPAPNTSQKASQEQNSENTNTNTNTPLINSTMVYEGALSQNGASPSMYGNVLGSHVTAGIVSFTVAIWQWRQLF; encoded by the exons ATGTCTCAACGAACTTTACTTATCCCTTTATCATCCTTCTTCATTGCCCATTTACTCATTTCgg gtGTTGTTTCAACAACTTTTACATTAACAAATAAGTGTGGCTACACAGTATGGCCAGGCATTCTGTCCAACGCAGACGCACCAGCTCTTTCCACGACTGGTTTTTCCCTCCAAAAGGGGGAGTCAAAAACCATTACAGCACCAGCTTCATGGGGTGGACGTTTATGGGGCCGCACATATTGCTCTCAAGACTCCACAGGAAAATTCTCTTGCCTAACAGGGGATTGTGGCTCTGGAAAACTAGAATGTTCAGGCACTGGTGCAGCTCCTCCGGCTACGTTAGCAGAGTTCAAGATTGACGGCTATGGAGGgatggattattttgatgtcaGCCTTGTAGATGGGTACAACTTGCCATTGCTTGTTGTCCCCCAGGGCGGTTCTGGTCAGAATTGTACAAGCACTGGATGCGTGGTGGATTTGAATGGCGCGTGTCCTTCGGAGCTTAAGGTTACTAGCACGGGAGGCGAGAGCGTGGCATGTAAGAGCGCTTGTGAAGCGTTTAGGTCACCACAGTATTGTTGTAGCGGTGCATATGGTACACCCGATACTTGCAAGCCTTCTTCGTATTCCGAGATATTTAAGAACGCCTGTCCACGCGCTTACAGCTACGCTTACGATGATAAGACTAGTACCTTCACTTGTGCCTCCGCCGATTACCAAATTACCTTCTGCCCCGCGCCTAACACCAG CCAAAAAGCGTCACAGGAGCAGAACTCTGAGAATACGAACACAAATACCAATACACCACTCATCAACAGCACAATGGTGTACGAAGGCGCCTTGAGCCAAAATGGAGCATCACCATCCATGTATGGCAACGTGTTAGGATCACACGTTACTGCGGGCATTGTCAGCTTCACAGTTGCAATTTGGCAGTGGCGGCAGCTATTCTAA